A window of Rufibacter sp. LB8 contains these coding sequences:
- the folE gene encoding GTP cyclohydrolase I FolE, translating into MDRRAWNEENSAEEEDHLSGALDTPMRPDAFVLSDEEKIEGITQHFTQIMHLLGLDLEDDSLKGTPRRVAKMYVNEIFDGLKPENRPVARLFENKYGYRQMLVERDITLYSSCEHHFVPIIGKAHVAYIPNEHVIGLSKLNRIVQYFGRRPQVQERLTRQIAQELRDVLKTENVAVLIEADHLCVMSRGVNDVSSSTITSEYSGLFEQEGYRLEFLQSVRHNK; encoded by the coding sequence ATGGATAGAAGGGCTTGGAACGAAGAGAATTCCGCCGAGGAGGAAGACCACCTAAGCGGCGCTTTGGACACGCCCATGCGGCCAGACGCCTTCGTGCTTTCTGACGAAGAGAAGATTGAAGGCATCACCCAGCACTTCACCCAAATCATGCACCTGCTGGGCCTTGACCTGGAAGACGATAGCCTGAAAGGAACGCCGCGCCGCGTGGCCAAAATGTACGTGAACGAAATCTTTGACGGCCTCAAGCCCGAGAACCGTCCGGTGGCCCGCCTGTTTGAGAACAAGTACGGCTACCGCCAGATGCTGGTGGAGCGTGATATTACCCTGTACTCCAGCTGTGAGCACCACTTCGTGCCCATTATTGGCAAGGCGCATGTGGCGTATATTCCCAATGAACACGTGATTGGCCTGTCTAAATTGAACCGCATTGTGCAGTATTTCGGCCGGCGGCCCCAGGTACAGGAACGCCTCACCCGCCAGATTGCCCAGGAACTACGTGACGTGCTCAAAACCGAAAACGTGGCTGTGTTGATAGAAGCTGACCACCTGTGCGTGATGAGCCGCGGCGTGAATGACGTAAGCAGCAGCACCATTACCTCAGAATATTCCGGGTTATTTGAGCAGGAAGGCTACCGCTTGGAGTTTCTGCAATCTGTGCGCCATAATAAATAG
- a CDS encoding DNA repair ATPase: MKSTRTYALVAFLLLTGGISTQSLAQAPAVKETEVAVKSTAPRSVVEETEVEINGITRKGQRILIQLDSKLVEKAWSGYLKDKSGGTVKGPSLLPTPKGQATKGIYTVEKAKIDTITANPMRIMSKVEGTQDGTVVWWTMDMGNAYLSKKETRKEWERGEAMLQQFARQVYKQDVNQQIADAEKVLVNSQSEADRVVRQADEIKNKIAKNQQKKLELEAALVANAQELEQLNRDVETNLKQQEAAKQEVENMRRAVEIVKGKMDKIN; encoded by the coding sequence ATGAAGAGTACACGTACCTATGCCCTAGTCGCTTTTTTGCTGCTCACCGGCGGAATATCCACCCAGTCTTTGGCCCAGGCCCCGGCCGTGAAAGAAACAGAAGTGGCCGTGAAGAGCACCGCGCCCCGCTCCGTGGTAGAAGAAACCGAAGTAGAGATCAACGGCATCACCCGCAAGGGCCAGCGCATTTTGATTCAGCTGGACAGCAAACTGGTGGAGAAAGCCTGGTCTGGCTATTTGAAAGACAAATCTGGCGGCACCGTGAAAGGTCCGTCTTTGCTGCCCACGCCCAAAGGCCAGGCCACTAAAGGCATTTACACCGTGGAGAAAGCCAAGATAGACACCATCACGGCCAACCCCATGCGCATTATGTCTAAAGTGGAAGGCACCCAAGACGGCACCGTGGTCTGGTGGACCATGGACATGGGCAACGCTTATTTGAGCAAGAAAGAAACCAGGAAAGAATGGGAGCGCGGCGAGGCCATGCTACAGCAGTTTGCGCGGCAGGTGTACAAGCAAGACGTGAACCAGCAGATTGCAGACGCCGAGAAAGTGTTGGTGAACTCCCAATCAGAAGCCGACCGCGTGGTGCGCCAAGCTGACGAAATCAAAAACAAGATTGCCAAAAACCAGCAGAAGAAACTGGAACTAGAAGCCGCCTTGGTAGCCAACGCCCAGGAACTGGAACAACTCAACCGCGACGTGGAAACCAACCTCAAGCAGCAGGAAGCCGCCAAGCAGGAAGTGGAAAACATGCGCCGCGCCGTAGAGATTGTGAAAGGCAAAATGGATAAAATCAACTAA
- a CDS encoding phytanoyl-CoA dioxygenase family protein, giving the protein MIEIEEHKIKLSEVGFTTITNIYSADQVEQMAAMIDKADKAKATFRRSTELFAIRQFLKEIPEMADLIFNSKLKSVITQIFGDTCFVVKSIYFDKPETSNWYVPYHQDLTISVDKKLDLANYGPWTTKQNQFAVQPPINILENIYTVRIHLDDTDENNGALKVIEKSHLKGIYRPETIDWTAETETVCQVPKGGVMLMKPLLLHSSGRTTNHSKRRVIHIEFSNIELPEEIEWAERLRWN; this is encoded by the coding sequence ATGATAGAAATTGAGGAACACAAAATCAAACTTTCGGAAGTTGGTTTTACAACCATTACAAATATCTATTCTGCAGACCAAGTGGAGCAGATGGCAGCTATGATTGATAAGGCGGACAAGGCAAAGGCCACTTTCAGAAGATCGACAGAACTTTTTGCTATTAGACAGTTCTTAAAGGAAATCCCCGAAATGGCTGACCTGATATTTAACTCTAAGTTGAAATCAGTAATAACACAAATCTTCGGCGATACCTGTTTTGTGGTCAAGAGTATTTATTTTGACAAACCTGAAACTTCTAATTGGTATGTTCCCTATCACCAAGACTTGACCATTTCGGTTGACAAAAAACTTGATCTTGCTAATTATGGCCCTTGGACCACAAAGCAAAATCAATTTGCTGTTCAGCCACCAATAAACATTTTAGAGAACATATATACCGTTCGTATTCATTTAGACGATACAGATGAAAATAACGGAGCATTGAAAGTGATAGAAAAATCGCATTTAAAAGGAATTTACAGACCAGAAACCATTGATTGGACAGCTGAAACTGAAACAGTGTGCCAAGTTCCAAAAGGTGGCGTAATGCTTATGAAACCTCTATTATTACACAGTTCAGGCAGAACAACTAATCACTCAAAAAGACGAGTGATACACATTGAGTTTTCAAACATAGAATTACCTGAGGAAATAGAATGGGCAGAGCGGCTTAGATGGAACTGA
- a CDS encoding pirin family protein, translated as MKSIKKIHNAEYAPIADLITYSPLPSRSLQQIDPFLFLNHHGYQEYKSNNRGLPFGPHPHRGMETVTFILAGDIMHKDSGGHESVITAGGVQWMTAGSGLIHAEVSSDQFKKTGGPLEILQLWVNLPAKHKMTRPRYEGLQKEDIPSVTIDEGKVTVNLISGEYNGQKGAFETLSDIMLSTVYFQPGGKLSLTIPAERNVFFYIIKGALTVNGQQVAFRNLVEFNNDQEALEVTASEDSILLLGHAMPFKEPVVAQGPFVMNTQEEIYQAYQDYQQGKFGSWQH; from the coding sequence ATGAAATCCATCAAGAAAATCCATAACGCTGAGTATGCGCCCATCGCAGATTTAATCACGTATTCGCCGTTACCTTCCAGAAGCCTGCAGCAGATTGACCCGTTCCTGTTTCTGAACCACCACGGTTACCAAGAATACAAATCCAACAACCGCGGCTTGCCGTTCGGGCCGCACCCGCACCGGGGCATGGAAACCGTCACGTTCATTCTAGCAGGCGATATTATGCACAAAGACAGCGGCGGCCATGAGAGCGTAATCACCGCGGGTGGCGTGCAATGGATGACCGCCGGCAGTGGCTTGATTCATGCCGAAGTTTCCTCAGACCAGTTCAAAAAAACCGGCGGCCCGCTGGAGATTCTGCAACTCTGGGTGAACCTGCCAGCCAAGCACAAAATGACCAGGCCCCGTTATGAAGGCCTGCAGAAAGAAGACATCCCGTCCGTTACAATAGACGAAGGCAAGGTCACGGTCAACCTTATCTCGGGTGAATATAACGGCCAGAAAGGCGCTTTTGAAACATTGTCAGACATAATGCTGAGCACCGTGTATTTTCAGCCGGGCGGAAAACTGAGCCTGACCATTCCGGCGGAGCGCAACGTTTTCTTCTACATCATCAAAGGCGCGCTCACGGTGAACGGGCAGCAGGTGGCGTTTAGAAATCTGGTGGAGTTCAACAATGACCAGGAGGCCTTGGAAGTGACCGCTTCAGAAGACAGCATTCTGTTGCTGGGCCACGCCATGCCGTTTAAAGAGCCGGTGGTGGCGCAAGGGCCGTTTGTGATGAACACCCAGGAAGAAATTTACCAGGCCTACCAAGATTACCAGCAGGGCAAGTTCGGGAGCTGGCAGCACTAG
- a CDS encoding 6-carboxytetrahydropterin synthase, translating into MNVTVCRKENFNAAHRLHNPNWSAEQNQAVFGSCNNANYHGHNYDLIVKLTGPVDEETGYVYDMKKLSLLIKAEILDKFDHRNLNLDTEEFKTLNPSAENIAVVIWQRLRPHLAPTLALSVTLFETERNFVEYHG; encoded by the coding sequence ATGAACGTCACCGTCTGTAGAAAAGAGAATTTCAACGCCGCGCACCGGCTGCACAACCCCAATTGGTCGGCTGAGCAGAACCAGGCCGTGTTTGGGTCCTGCAACAATGCCAACTACCACGGGCACAACTATGACTTGATTGTCAAGCTCACCGGGCCCGTTGACGAGGAAACCGGCTATGTCTATGACATGAAAAAGCTGAGTCTGCTGATAAAAGCCGAAATTTTAGATAAATTTGACCATCGAAACCTGAACCTGGACACCGAGGAATTTAAAACCCTGAACCCTTCCGCTGAAAACATAGCTGTTGTGATTTGGCAGCGCCTTCGCCCCCACCTGGCCCCTACCCTCGCTTTGTCCGTTACTTTATTTGAAACCGAACGAAATTTTGTTGAATACCATGGATAG
- a CDS encoding TIGR01777 family oxidoreductase, with translation MSEKILIAGGTGLVGTRLSEMLIDSGYEVAHLSRTPDKYARYKTFKWDVAKGHIDENAIKYADYIINLAGTSVSGDKWTAARKKEILNSRVQSTNLLCEYLEKTTHHVKGFLASSAVGIYGNSGDKLVLEESSYGSDFLAEVCKQWEHASWEIHRQGIRTVIFRIGIVLSNKGGALPQIAKPVKMMAGAPLGSGKQVMSWIHIDDLCRLFIKAIEEPQFTGVYNAVSPNPATNEELTKTLAKVMHKPMVFPNVPAFGLKLMMGEMSEIILGGSRVSANKVLQTGFTFEHSQLKEALESLYDKDS, from the coding sequence ATGTCAGAAAAGATATTGATTGCCGGAGGTACCGGTTTAGTGGGCACGCGCCTGTCAGAGATGCTGATTGACAGCGGCTATGAAGTGGCGCACCTGAGCCGCACCCCCGACAAATACGCCCGCTACAAAACCTTTAAATGGGATGTAGCCAAAGGCCACATTGACGAGAACGCCATCAAATACGCAGATTACATCATCAATCTGGCGGGCACCAGCGTGTCTGGCGATAAATGGACGGCCGCCCGCAAAAAGGAAATTCTCAACAGCCGCGTGCAGAGCACCAACCTGCTCTGCGAATACCTGGAGAAAACCACCCACCATGTGAAAGGCTTTCTGGCGTCATCGGCGGTGGGCATTTACGGCAACTCCGGTGACAAACTGGTCTTGGAGGAAAGCAGCTACGGTTCAGATTTTCTGGCCGAGGTCTGCAAACAGTGGGAACATGCCTCCTGGGAAATCCACCGCCAGGGCATAAGAACCGTCATCTTCAGAATTGGCATTGTGCTCAGCAACAAAGGCGGCGCCTTGCCCCAGATTGCCAAGCCTGTGAAAATGATGGCCGGCGCGCCCTTGGGCTCTGGCAAACAAGTCATGTCCTGGATTCACATTGACGACTTGTGCCGCCTGTTCATCAAAGCCATTGAAGAGCCGCAGTTCACGGGAGTCTATAACGCTGTTTCTCCCAACCCCGCCACCAATGAGGAACTGACCAAAACGCTGGCCAAGGTCATGCACAAGCCCATGGTGTTTCCCAACGTGCCGGCCTTCGGGTTAAAGTTGATGATGGGCGAAATGAGCGAGATTATTCTGGGCGGTTCCCGCGTGAGCGCCAACAAAGTGCTACAGACCGGCTTCACCTTTGAACACAGCCAATTAAAAGAAGCGCTGGAGTCTTTGTATGACAAGGATAGTTGA
- a CDS encoding SIMPL domain-containing protein, translating to MKNALLLLSLLLAFTSCTQEKTQNQERIRVSGEGKIRVKPNMLIITLQVAFTQPRMADAVRQTQQTVDSVVSILGQFGNLGKDLKTSSVSANKEYSYNTGRSVFVGYQASQSIDFVLNDITKFTELTAKLLQTKISSISQLQFGHTQADSLFREADLLAYDDAFKSANKLTKRANVTLGRMLYLSNTSDPSSSGSGATSVMRQEMNAEAKGFGGSGFKISPEVLEFKRMVVSEYEIKP from the coding sequence ATGAAAAACGCCCTACTGCTTTTAAGCCTATTGCTGGCCTTCACGTCTTGCACCCAAGAAAAAACCCAGAACCAGGAAAGAATACGCGTGAGCGGCGAAGGGAAAATCAGGGTAAAGCCCAACATGCTGATCATTACGCTACAGGTGGCTTTCACGCAACCCAGAATGGCCGACGCGGTGCGGCAGACGCAGCAGACAGTAGATTCGGTGGTTAGTATTTTGGGGCAGTTTGGCAACCTGGGGAAAGACCTGAAAACCAGCAGCGTATCGGCGAACAAAGAATATTCCTATAATACGGGCAGGTCGGTGTTTGTGGGGTACCAAGCGTCGCAGTCCATAGATTTCGTGCTCAACGACATCACTAAATTCACAGAACTGACGGCTAAGTTATTGCAGACCAAAATCAGCAGTATCTCACAGCTGCAGTTCGGGCACACCCAGGCCGACAGCCTTTTCAGGGAAGCCGATTTGCTGGCATATGATGATGCGTTCAAATCTGCGAACAAACTCACCAAACGCGCCAACGTAACCTTAGGCCGAATGTTATATCTTTCCAACACTTCTGACCCTTCCAGTTCTGGTTCAGGGGCAACCAGCGTAATGCGTCAGGAAATGAACGCGGAAGCAAAAGGTTTTGGCGGAAGCGGGTTCAAGATTTCACCGGAAGTGTTGGAGTTCAAGCGCATGGTGGTGTCTGAGTATGAGATCAAGCCGTAG